A stretch of Girardinichthys multiradiatus isolate DD_20200921_A chromosome 20, DD_fGirMul_XY1, whole genome shotgun sequence DNA encodes these proteins:
- the cept1b gene encoding choline/ethanolaminephosphotransferase 1b isoform X2, whose amino-acid sequence MSTAGQQQGGGLRSRQSLVRDKDPGQDMGMEAACWVSPGVLRRLIELPSPPLSRHQLKRLEEHRYSSAGRSLLEPLMQRFWEWLVGQVPSWIAPNLITIIGLATNVFTTLVLVYYCPTATEQAPLWAYLLCAVGLFIYQSLDAIDGKQARRTNSSSPLGELFDHGCDSLSTVFVVLGTSIAVQLGTNPDWMFFCCFAGMFMFYCAHWQTYVSGTLRFGIFDITEMQLCLAGLQMLTATAGPSLWNAMIPVLNIQMKMIPAICTLLGAIFSCTNYFRVIFTGGVGKNGSTIAGTSVLSPVLHIGSVIVLAMMIYKKSAVQLFEKHPCLYILAFGFVSAKITNKLVVAHMTKSEMNLHDLAFLGPGLLFLDQYFNSFIDEYLVLWIALIISLFDLVRYCVSVCNQIACHLHIFVFKIKPCLVPSSTNH is encoded by the exons ATGAGCACAGCGGGGCAGCAGCAAGGGGGAGGGCTGCGTTCTCGCCAAAGCCTTGTTCGGGACAAGGACCCTGGGCAAGACATGGGCATGGAGGCGGCCTGCTGGGTGTCTCCTGGAGTGCTGCGCAGGCTGATCGAGCTTCCTTCCCCCCCTCTTTCTCGGCACCAGCTCAAGAGACTGGAGGAGCATAG GTACAGCAGTGCTGGACGCTCGCTCCTGGAGCCTCTGATGCAGCGGTTTTGGGAGTGGTTGGTTGGACAGGTCCCTTCCTGGATTGCCCCCAACCTCATCACCATCATCGGCCTGGCCACCAATGTCTTCACCACCCTCGTGCTTGTGTATTACTGCCCAACTGCCACTGAGCAG GCTCCTCTCTGGGCATACCTATTGTGTGCAGTGGGTCTGTTTATCTACCAGTCATTAGATGCCATTGATGGGAAGCAGGCCAGACGCACCAATAGCAGCTCTCCTCTGGGCGAACTGTTTGACCATGGCTGCGATTCTCTTTCTACAG tgttTGTTGTACTGGGAACCAGTATAGCAGTGCAGCTGGGCACCAACCCAGACTggatgtttttctgctgcttcgCTGGGATGTTTATGTTCTACTGCGCCCACTGGCAGACGTATGTGTCGGGAACGCTGCGCTTCGGCAT ATTTGACATAACAGAGATGCAGCTCTGTCTAGCAGGATTACAGATGCTCACAGCCACTGCTGGTCCCTCCCTGTGGAACGCGATG ATTCCAGTCCTAAACATCCAGATGAAAATGATTCCCGCCATCTGCACTTTATTAGGAGCAATCTTCTCTTGCACAAATTACTTCAGAGTTATTTTTACTGGAGGTGTTGGTAAAAATGGATCAACAATAGCT GGAACCAGCGTCCTGTCTCCTGTCCTACATATTGGTTCAGTAATAGTTTTGGCGATGATGATATACAAAAAGTCTGCCGTCCAGCTCTTCGAGAAACATCCATGTCTTTATATCCTAGCATTTGGCTTCGTATCAGccaaaatcacaaataaattagTT GTAGCGCATATGACAAAAAGTGAGATGAATCTCCACGATTTAGCCTTCCTGGGACCGGGATTACTGTTTCTCGATCAGTATTTCAATAGTTTTATTGATGAGTACCTGGTGCTCTGGATTGCTCTG ATCATTTCCTTGTTTGACCTGGTGCGCTACTGTGTCAGTGTTTGCAACCAGATTGCCTGCCatcttcacatttttgttttcaaaatcaagCCTTGCTTAGTCCCCAGTTCAACTAATCACTGA
- the cept1b gene encoding choline/ethanolaminephosphotransferase 1b isoform X1 — MSTAGQQQGGGLRSRQSLVRDKDPGQDMGMEAACWVSPGVLRRLIELPSPPLSRHQLKRLEEHRYSSAGRSLLEPLMQRFWEWLVGQVPSWIAPNLITIIGLATNVFTTLVLVYYCPTATEQAPLWAYLLCAVGLFIYQSLDAIDGKQARRTNSSSPLGELFDHGCDSLSTVFVVLGTSIAVQLGTNPDWMFFCCFAGMFMFYCAHWQTYVSGTLRFGIIDVTEVQIFIIIMYLLAAMGGSAFWQSLIPVLNIQMKMIPAICTLLGAIFSCTNYFRVIFTGGVGKNGSTIAGTSVLSPVLHIGSVIVLAMMIYKKSAVQLFEKHPCLYILAFGFVSAKITNKLVVAHMTKSEMNLHDLAFLGPGLLFLDQYFNSFIDEYLVLWIALIISLFDLVRYCVSVCNQIACHLHIFVFKIKPCLVPSSTNH; from the exons ATGAGCACAGCGGGGCAGCAGCAAGGGGGAGGGCTGCGTTCTCGCCAAAGCCTTGTTCGGGACAAGGACCCTGGGCAAGACATGGGCATGGAGGCGGCCTGCTGGGTGTCTCCTGGAGTGCTGCGCAGGCTGATCGAGCTTCCTTCCCCCCCTCTTTCTCGGCACCAGCTCAAGAGACTGGAGGAGCATAG GTACAGCAGTGCTGGACGCTCGCTCCTGGAGCCTCTGATGCAGCGGTTTTGGGAGTGGTTGGTTGGACAGGTCCCTTCCTGGATTGCCCCCAACCTCATCACCATCATCGGCCTGGCCACCAATGTCTTCACCACCCTCGTGCTTGTGTATTACTGCCCAACTGCCACTGAGCAG GCTCCTCTCTGGGCATACCTATTGTGTGCAGTGGGTCTGTTTATCTACCAGTCATTAGATGCCATTGATGGGAAGCAGGCCAGACGCACCAATAGCAGCTCTCCTCTGGGCGAACTGTTTGACCATGGCTGCGATTCTCTTTCTACAG tgttTGTTGTACTGGGAACCAGTATAGCAGTGCAGCTGGGCACCAACCCAGACTggatgtttttctgctgcttcgCTGGGATGTTTATGTTCTACTGCGCCCACTGGCAGACGTATGTGTCGGGAACGCTGCGCTTCGGCAT CATTGATGTGACTGAGGTGCAAATCTTCATTATAATCATGTATTTGCTGGCCGCCATGGGAGGATCTGCTTTTTGGCAGTCACTG ATTCCAGTCCTAAACATCCAGATGAAAATGATTCCCGCCATCTGCACTTTATTAGGAGCAATCTTCTCTTGCACAAATTACTTCAGAGTTATTTTTACTGGAGGTGTTGGTAAAAATGGATCAACAATAGCT GGAACCAGCGTCCTGTCTCCTGTCCTACATATTGGTTCAGTAATAGTTTTGGCGATGATGATATACAAAAAGTCTGCCGTCCAGCTCTTCGAGAAACATCCATGTCTTTATATCCTAGCATTTGGCTTCGTATCAGccaaaatcacaaataaattagTT GTAGCGCATATGACAAAAAGTGAGATGAATCTCCACGATTTAGCCTTCCTGGGACCGGGATTACTGTTTCTCGATCAGTATTTCAATAGTTTTATTGATGAGTACCTGGTGCTCTGGATTGCTCTG ATCATTTCCTTGTTTGACCTGGTGCGCTACTGTGTCAGTGTTTGCAACCAGATTGCCTGCCatcttcacatttttgttttcaaaatcaagCCTTGCTTAGTCCCCAGTTCAACTAATCACTGA